A single window of Micromonas commoda chromosome 6, complete sequence DNA harbors:
- a CDS encoding predicted protein has translation MDPNAFPSQPGGTTAQPRGAPPGVGPQKRVRDSLGVAGNNDRTWQDRLGGLKARGPGMGKNGPRRVIKRTVTKPSEAAVPKPKPTVAGEREWARVETMRAQQAAAEARRRGANGRDVSSSTNNTNAPWQKEETVSYSFFGQSRVRYPAASLADPAASRAVYEDSELDKTAIQVNALLLAEAAGVDPNVLNGGDVRSFAALAEAAHHLRRQHSPEDLRRIVGKIMRSQITGGIPPGGTGVAQFLLPGAVLRETTGTIASEMAEWMFGPTTRETMAGPNGRDVTVVNVKKCRYLEATGCAGVCVNMCKLPAQDVMREEFGVGLYVAPNFETCSCKMYFGQEPLPEQIDPALSRGCLSRCGVAAMNTPPPPPPPPALPIGADGWPAAVAWTEDSVAKFYQSLPPPRLEKCPELPKKARVI, from the coding sequence ATGGACCCGAACGCGTTCCCGTCTCAGCCCGGTGGAACGACGGCGCAGCCGCGGGGAGCACCCCCCGGGGTTGGTCCTCAGAAGAGGGTGAGGGACAGCCTAGGCGTCGCGGGAAACAACGACAGGACGTGGCAAGATCGGCTCGGCGGGTTGAAGGCGCGGGGGCCCGGGATGGGCAAGAACGGACCCAGGCGCGTCATCAAGCGGACGGTGACGAagccgtcggaggcggcggtgccaAAACCAAagcccaccgtcgcgggcgagcgcgagtgggcgcgggtcgagacgatgcgcgcgcagcaggcggcggcagaggccaggcgacgcggcgcaaATGGCCGCGAcgtgtcgtcgtccacgaacAATACCAACGCGCCGTGGCAGAAGGAGGAGACCGTGTCCTACTCGTTCTTCGGACAGTCCAGGGTTCGAtaccccgccgcgtcgctcgcggaccctgccgcgtcgcgcgccgtctACGAAGACTCCGAGCTGGACAAGACGGCTATACAGGTCAACGCGCTGTTACtcgcggaagccgccgggGTTGACCCGAATGTgctcaacggcggcgacgttcgttcgttcgccgcgctcgccgaggctgcgcacCACCTCCGGCGCCAGCACTCTCCCGAGGACCTTCGACGAATCGTGGGTAAGATCATGCGATCGCAAATCACCGGCGGGATACCCCCGGGCGGAACCGGGGTGGCGCAGTTTCTACTCCCCGGCGCGGTGCTTCGAgagacgacggggacgattGCGTCCGAGATGGCGGAGTGGATGTTcgggccgacgacgcgggagacGATGGCGGGACCGAACGGGCGGGACGTGACGGTGGTGAACGTCAAGAAGTGCAGGTACCTCGAGGCGACGGGGTGCGCGGGGGTGTGCGTGAACATGTGCAAGTTACCCGCGCAGGACGTGATGCGCGAGGAGTTTGGCGTCGGTTTGTACGTGGCGCCAAACTTTGAGACGTGCTCGTGCAAGATGTACTTCGGGCAGGAGCCGCTGCCGGAGCAGATCGATCCGGCGCTGAGCAGGGGGTGCCTGTCGCGGTgcggggtcgcggcgatgaacacgccgccgccgccgccgcctccgccggcgctgCCGATCGGTGCGGACGGttggccggcggcggtggcgtggaCGGAGGATTCGGTGGCCAAGTTTTACCAAtcgcttccgccgccgcgtctgGAAAAGTGCCCGGAGCTGCCGAAGAAGGCCCGGGTCATCTGA